Proteins encoded by one window of bacterium:
- a CDS encoding TAXI family TRAP transporter solute-binding subunit, with translation MRKMSLLLALGLGILFLAGQGAAQDKQITLTWTAGGVGGGWYGMAGGFAEVIHGAEPNIVIKVIPGGGTVNPALVNKKECELGWGLPFMNAAAFNGEEPFKEKLTNLRAIAGGMSMNYFHFFVAADSPIQNMDEVFGQKKPIRLALSPAGTSEEWVFQKVLEHYKTSYKELEKAGFTFFHGNYAQQASQFKDQNVDAVFTFLALPGASVTEASVGRKMRLLAFPKPLLESLAKYGIVEGKIPANTYPKAANADKDIVTASAGSVITTHKDLPDDVAYRITRAIHENLDKVRKIHGSLEPYKLSDGPTGTGVPLHPAAEKYFKEKGVLK, from the coding sequence ATGAGGAAGATGAGTTTGTTGCTGGCTTTGGGATTGGGGATCTTGTTTCTGGCAGGGCAGGGGGCGGCCCAGGATAAACAGATCACCCTGACCTGGACCGCCGGAGGAGTCGGCGGGGGTTGGTACGGGATGGCAGGAGGCTTTGCCGAGGTGATCCACGGGGCCGAGCCCAACATAGTCATCAAGGTGATACCAGGGGGCGGCACCGTGAATCCGGCTTTGGTCAACAAGAAGGAGTGTGAGCTGGGTTGGGGGCTTCCTTTCATGAATGCAGCAGCCTTCAACGGAGAGGAACCCTTCAAGGAGAAACTCACCAACCTGCGGGCCATAGCAGGTGGGATGAGCATGAACTACTTCCACTTTTTCGTGGCTGCCGACTCACCCATCCAGAACATGGACGAGGTCTTCGGGCAAAAGAAGCCCATCCGCTTGGCCCTCTCCCCTGCCGGAACATCAGAGGAGTGGGTCTTCCAAAAGGTGCTGGAGCATTACAAGACCTCCTACAAGGAGCTGGAAAAAGCTGGTTTCACCTTCTTCCACGGCAATTACGCCCAGCAGGCCAGCCAGTTCAAGGACCAGAACGTGGATGCGGTCTTTACCTTTTTGGCCCTGCCCGGAGCCTCGGTGACCGAGGCCTCTGTGGGCCGCAAGATGAGGCTTTTGGCCTTTCCCAAGCCTCTGCTTGAGAGTCTGGCCAAGTACGGCATAGTGGAAGGCAAGATTCCTGCAAACACATATCCCAAGGCAGCCAATGCTGACAAGGACATAGTCACTGCCAGCGCCGGAAGTGTCATCACAACCCACAAGGATCTCCCTGATGATGTGGCGTACCGCATTACCAGGGCCATACACGAGAACCTGGACAAGGTCAGAAAGATCCACGGCAGTCTGGAGCCCTACAAGCTTTCCGACGGCCCCACTGGCACAGGTGTACCTTTGCATCCGGCTGCTGAGAAGTACTTCAAGGAAAAAGGCGTCTTGAAGTAA
- a CDS encoding menaquinone biosynthesis decarboxylase has protein sequence MAFSNLREFVACLESRGELLRIKEQVSPVFQITEIADRVMKRQGPALIFEKVKGANMPLAINLFGSPGRMALALGCQSLDEIAERIRSLLNLKMARGFWGKLMAVLPRLKELSAFSPKLLSSGACQEVVLEGTQADLSILPVLTCWPQDAGPFITLPMVITRDPETGLQNMGMYRMQVFDSRTTGMHWHLHKSGAMHFAKRAARGERIEVAVALGGPPAAMYAATAPLPENLEEFAFAGFLQGRPLELVKAKSVDLEVPAQAEIVLEGYVDPSEPLRTEGPFGDHTGFYSLAEPYPVFHLQTMTMRREPLYPTTIVGVPPKEDYWLGYATERIFLPLIQMLLPEVVDLHMPMEGVFHNLVFVSIRKQYPGHAYKVMHALWGQGQMMLAKVIVVVDEEVDVQNPQEAWWAALNNLDPGRDVIITKGPLDVLDHSSSLAAFGSKMGLDGTRKGPAEGASRKWPEKIQMSEEVKAQVDAIWSRLGLDF, from the coding sequence ATGGCTTTTTCTAATCTCAGGGAATTCGTGGCCTGTCTTGAGAGCCGAGGAGAGCTTCTCAGGATAAAAGAGCAGGTCAGCCCTGTTTTTCAGATCACGGAGATAGCGGATCGGGTCATGAAAAGACAGGGCCCGGCCCTGATCTTTGAGAAGGTCAAGGGGGCCAACATGCCCCTGGCCATAAACCTCTTTGGCTCTCCAGGCCGCATGGCCCTGGCTTTGGGTTGCCAGAGCCTGGATGAGATAGCCGAGAGGATCCGAAGCCTCCTGAACCTCAAGATGGCACGGGGATTCTGGGGCAAGCTCATGGCCGTGCTGCCCCGCCTCAAGGAGCTCTCGGCTTTCTCTCCCAAGCTTCTTAGTTCCGGAGCCTGCCAGGAGGTGGTATTGGAGGGCACCCAGGCTGATCTCTCCATTCTTCCTGTGTTGACCTGCTGGCCCCAGGATGCAGGCCCCTTCATAACCCTTCCCATGGTCATCACCAGGGATCCTGAAACCGGTCTACAAAACATGGGCATGTACAGGATGCAGGTCTTTGATTCCAGGACCACGGGCATGCACTGGCACCTGCACAAGAGCGGGGCCATGCACTTTGCCAAGAGAGCAGCCCGTGGGGAGCGCATCGAGGTGGCCGTGGCCCTGGGAGGTCCTCCCGCAGCCATGTACGCAGCCACGGCCCCCCTTCCTGAGAATCTGGAGGAGTTCGCCTTTGCAGGTTTTCTTCAGGGCAGACCCCTGGAGTTGGTCAAGGCCAAGAGCGTGGATCTGGAGGTGCCGGCACAGGCAGAGATCGTGCTGGAGGGATATGTGGATCCATCGGAACCGCTTAGGACAGAAGGGCCTTTTGGCGACCACACGGGCTTCTATTCCCTTGCCGAGCCCTATCCCGTGTTCCACCTCCAGACCATGACCATGAGGCGGGAGCCCCTTTATCCCACCACCATAGTGGGCGTGCCGCCCAAGGAGGACTACTGGCTGGGCTATGCCACGGAAAGGATCTTCCTGCCCCTGATCCAGATGCTTCTTCCCGAGGTGGTGGATCTTCATATGCCCATGGAGGGAGTGTTCCACAATCTGGTTTTCGTATCCATTCGGAAGCAATATCCGGGGCACGCTTACAAGGTCATGCACGCCCTTTGGGGGCAGGGACAGATGATGTTGGCCAAGGTCATAGTGGTGGTGGACGAGGAGGTGGATGTCCAGAATCCTCAAGAGGCCTGGTGGGCGGCCCTCAACAACCTGGATCCTGGAAGGGATGTGATCATAACCAAGGGTCCCTTGGATGTGCTGGATCATTCCTCTTCCCTTGCGGCTTTCGGCTCCAAGATGGGCCTGGACGGAACTCGCAAAGGCCCGGCAGAAGGAGCCTCGAGAAAGTGGCCCGAGAAGATTCAGATGAGTGAGGAGGTAAAGGCCCAGGTGGATGCGATCTGGAGCAGACTGGGCCTGGATTTCTGA
- a CDS encoding UbiA-like polyprenyltransferase, with amino-acid sequence MVGKLWEYGRMIRFSHSIFLLPFALSALVLAPTEELELGKLFWILAALVSARSAAMGFNRIADRSLDLANPRTSARALPAGRITLGEAWAFVLISGAIFLFSALMLNPLAAILSPFALGFILAYSFTKRFTLLSHLWLGLGTAMAPAGVWVALTGSLGWEILILVGSVALWVAGFDVLYACQDVEFDRKWGLFSIPARMGVGRALWIARGLHGLCFLGFFWVGQIFSLGAIYLAGMCLVGILFVLEHLLVSEKDLSRINDAFFKVNGLVSVVFFLAVLADTWFKK; translated from the coding sequence ATGGTGGGAAAGCTTTGGGAGTATGGGAGGATGATAAGGTTCTCCCACTCCATCTTTCTGCTGCCCTTTGCCCTCTCGGCCCTGGTCCTGGCCCCCACAGAGGAGCTGGAGCTGGGCAAACTCTTTTGGATATTGGCCGCCCTTGTGTCAGCCAGGAGCGCGGCCATGGGCTTCAACAGGATAGCAGACAGAAGCCTGGATCTGGCCAATCCCAGAACCTCAGCCAGGGCCCTGCCAGCAGGCAGGATCACTCTGGGGGAGGCTTGGGCCTTTGTGCTCATATCAGGGGCGATCTTTTTGTTCTCAGCCCTGATGCTGAATCCCTTGGCAGCAATTCTCTCGCCCTTTGCCCTTGGATTCATTTTGGCTTACTCCTTTACCAAGAGGTTCACCCTTCTGTCTCACCTCTGGCTGGGCCTGGGCACTGCCATGGCACCAGCCGGGGTTTGGGTGGCCCTCACAGGATCTCTTGGCTGGGAAATACTCATCCTGGTGGGCTCTGTAGCTCTTTGGGTGGCAGGCTTTGACGTGCTTTACGCATGCCAGGACGTGGAGTTTGACAGGAAATGGGGGCTCTTTTCCATTCCGGCCAGGATGGGGGTTGGAAGGGCCCTTTGGATAGCCAGGGGTTTGCACGGCCTTTGCTTCCTGGGCTTCTTTTGGGTGGGGCAGATCTTCTCCCTGGGTGCCATATACCTGGCAGGCATGTGTTTGGTGGGGATCCTCTTTGTCCTGGAGCACCTGCTGGTCTCGGAAAAGGACCTCTCACGGATAAATGACGCCTTTTTCAAGGTAAATGGCCTGGTGAGCGTGGTATTCTTTTTGGCAGTTCTGGCCGACACCTGGTTCAAGAAATGA
- a CDS encoding methyltransferase domain-containing protein, giving the protein MKSEESYSRFRSIWTDPLEAIAYREARFSRSRRWRWTHRKEMQAVIRFLVSTPETGPGLDVPCGAGRLLPCFERVGRRWLGVDVSLAMARLAKATGKGPSVVADATALPFRQGVFAFAVCMRLLHRIRQRTIRLKILGELGRLCTGPMLLSYYTRWNLRGIQRWIRGKYPGLSLKEIRGELKEAGLEIIQEMPLRRITQQQWLIVVKAASSAPRPPLTTLTQAQRP; this is encoded by the coding sequence TTGAAAAGCGAGGAAAGCTACAGCCGCTTCAGGAGCATCTGGACAGACCCCCTTGAGGCCATAGCCTACAGGGAGGCCAGATTCAGCCGCTCCCGCAGATGGAGGTGGACCCACAGGAAAGAGATGCAAGCTGTGATCAGGTTTCTGGTTTCCACCCCAGAGACTGGCCCTGGCCTGGATGTGCCCTGCGGTGCAGGCAGGCTTCTACCCTGTTTTGAAAGAGTGGGGCGCAGGTGGCTGGGGGTGGATGTATCTTTGGCCATGGCCAGGCTGGCCAAGGCCACTGGCAAAGGGCCCTCTGTTGTGGCAGATGCAACGGCCTTACCCTTTCGCCAGGGGGTCTTTGCCTTTGCCGTGTGCATGAGGCTCTTACACCGTATCCGGCAGCGGACCATCAGGTTGAAGATCCTAGGGGAGCTGGGCCGCCTGTGCACAGGCCCCATGCTTCTGAGCTATTACACCAGGTGGAACCTGCGGGGCATACAGAGGTGGATCAGGGGCAAGTATCCTGGCCTGAGCCTCAAGGAGATCCGAGGGGAGCTCAAAGAGGCTGGGCTTGAGATAATTCAGGAGATGCCCCTCAGGCGCATCACCCAGCAGCAGTGGCTCATTGTGGTAAAAGCCGCCAGTTCAGCCCCAAGACCCCCCTTGACAACACTTACCCAGGCTCAGAGGCCTTGA
- a CDS encoding Mrp/NBP35 family ATP-binding protein, which yields MKDLEKKDSRCDTCAIKAGCKERSLGEGSCEAKLPCSTIAHGIMVMSGKGGVGKSSFSANLGAVLASRGARVGILDADIHGPNIPRMLGIGDRHLEAGPLGLKPVEAMENLKVVSMALLSSDSDRPIVWRGPAKHNLIRQFAQKVEWGELDFLLVDLPPGTGDEPLSVARLVGRMDGSVVVTTPQEVAILDSRKAVVFSQMLKIPVLGIVENMSGMSCPHCGGRIDLFRTGGGEKAARELGVPFLGRIPIDPEMVELCDEGKPLALNRPDSPVRGAYLDLATKILEQLPGAQGL from the coding sequence ATGAAAGATTTGGAGAAGAAGGATTCCAGGTGTGACACCTGTGCCATCAAGGCAGGCTGTAAGGAGAGGTCTCTGGGGGAGGGCTCCTGTGAGGCCAAGCTGCCTTGCTCCACCATTGCCCACGGGATCATGGTCATGAGCGGCAAAGGAGGTGTGGGCAAGAGCAGCTTCTCGGCCAATCTGGGTGCAGTTTTGGCCTCAAGGGGGGCCAGGGTGGGGATTCTGGATGCAGACATCCATGGTCCCAACATACCCAGGATGCTGGGCATAGGAGACAGGCATCTGGAGGCAGGCCCCCTGGGGCTCAAGCCCGTGGAGGCCATGGAGAACCTCAAGGTGGTCTCCATGGCGCTTCTTTCCTCAGATTCGGACAGGCCCATTGTCTGGAGAGGCCCTGCCAAGCACAATCTCATACGTCAGTTCGCCCAGAAGGTGGAGTGGGGAGAGCTGGACTTCCTCTTGGTGGATCTACCGCCCGGCACAGGGGACGAACCCCTGAGCGTGGCCAGGCTTGTGGGCAGGATGGATGGTTCTGTGGTGGTGACCACCCCTCAAGAAGTGGCGATCCTGGATTCCAGAAAGGCCGTGGTCTTCAGCCAGATGCTGAAGATCCCTGTGCTGGGAATCGTGGAGAACATGAGCGGCATGAGCTGTCCCCACTGCGGGGGCCGCATAGATCTTTTCCGAACAGGGGGTGGGGAAAAAGCAGCCAGAGAACTGGGTGTGCCCTTCCTGGGTCGGATTCCCATTGATCCTGAAATGGTGGAGCTTTGCGATGAAGGCAAGCCCCTGGCCCTAAACAGGCCGGACTCCCCGGTGAGGGGGGCATACCTGGATCTGGCCACAAAGATTCTGGAGCAGCTCCCAGGGGCTCAAGGCCTCTGA
- a CDS encoding phosphoribosylaminoimidazolesuccinocarboxamide synthase: MEGVRQTNLSGLKLKARGKVRDIYDLGDSLLIVATDRISAFDVVMEEPIPDKGKILTQISTYWFEATRDIIPNHLISTDVKEFPSECSSHKAVLEGRSMWVRKAESLPVECIVRGYLAGSGWKDYLQSGVVCGHVLPPNLVESQRLPEPIFTPSTKAEAGAHDQNITYQEVEKLLGVELAGRLKEISLAIYQRGQQMAEARGIIVADTKLEFGLLGKELILIDELLTPDSSRFWPMEGYRPGGPQPSFDKQYLRDYLDSLGWDHTPPPPALPNQVIEKTREKYLEALVKLTGQRL, encoded by the coding sequence ATGGAAGGAGTCAGACAGACCAACCTAAGCGGACTCAAGCTAAAGGCCCGGGGTAAGGTGAGAGACATATACGACCTGGGAGACTCGCTTCTCATCGTGGCCACAGATCGGATCTCGGCATTTGACGTGGTCATGGAGGAGCCCATTCCGGACAAGGGCAAGATCCTGACCCAGATTTCCACTTATTGGTTTGAGGCCACCAGGGACATAATCCCCAATCATCTCATCTCCACGGATGTGAAGGAGTTTCCTTCTGAGTGCTCTTCCCACAAAGCAGTGCTGGAAGGCAGGAGCATGTGGGTGCGCAAGGCCGAGTCCCTTCCCGTGGAGTGTATAGTGAGGGGATATCTGGCTGGCTCTGGCTGGAAGGATTATTTGCAAAGCGGAGTGGTTTGCGGCCATGTGCTGCCGCCAAATCTAGTAGAGTCCCAGCGTCTGCCCGAGCCTATTTTTACCCCTTCCACCAAGGCAGAGGCAGGAGCCCATGACCAGAACATAACCTACCAGGAGGTGGAGAAGCTCCTGGGGGTGGAGCTGGCCGGCCGCCTCAAGGAAATAAGCCTGGCCATATACCAAAGGGGTCAACAGATGGCAGAGGCCAGGGGCATCATAGTGGCTGACACCAAGCTGGAGTTCGGACTCCTGGGCAAAGAACTCATATTGATAGACGAGCTTCTGACCCCAGACTCCTCCCGCTTCTGGCCCATGGAGGGCTATAGACCTGGGGGACCTCAGCCCAGCTTTGACAAGCAGTATCTCAGGGATTATCTGGATTCCCTGGGCTGGGATCACACACCTCCACCCCCTGCCCTTCCAAACCAAGTAATTGAAAAAACAAGGGAAAAGTATCTGGAGGCTCTCGTCAAGCTCACGGGCCAGCGCCTTTGA
- a CDS encoding aminotransferase class III-fold pyridoxal phosphate-dependent enzyme: MAKQDHIELYLERTRRSRELYEKARRLMPGGVSHRYRFIAPHPFFVEEARGSRIWDVDGNEYVDLWMGHFALILGHKSQVAQDALEEAARVGIHWGIVHEHQVRFAELIQQIVPCAEKVVFGVSGTEVTMYAVRLARGFTRRNTILKMEGGWHGANSELLWAVKPPYQDPESAGLVPGMERYVRAVPFNDLEGTLRIIHEVGDDLAGIIVEPLVGAGGFLAAQKPYLEMLREETRKRGAILIFDEIITGFRLSLKGAQGFYGIVPDLATLGKVVGGGTNLGVIAGRSDVMALCDPTIARPKGQAVVVGGGTFSCSPLSMIVGYRVVEHLKENQDSIYPAIDQKGQRVRASMVAALEERGICAKASGMGSLCGLYFPKAPSMTIRNPGDIQSFTDVELLDQEFRIRMMNHGVFVMHGGGAISTAHTHEDVQKIIQATQEVASEIASSR; the protein is encoded by the coding sequence ATGGCAAAGCAGGACCACATCGAGTTGTACCTGGAGAGGACCAGACGTTCCAGGGAGCTCTACGAGAAGGCCAGGAGGCTCATGCCAGGGGGGGTGAGCCACAGGTATCGTTTCATAGCTCCACATCCCTTTTTCGTGGAGGAGGCCAGGGGATCCCGCATATGGGATGTGGATGGCAACGAATACGTGGATCTGTGGATGGGGCACTTTGCCCTGATCCTGGGACACAAGTCCCAGGTGGCCCAGGATGCTCTGGAGGAGGCAGCCAGGGTAGGCATCCACTGGGGAATAGTTCATGAGCACCAGGTGCGCTTTGCAGAACTCATTCAACAGATCGTTCCTTGCGCAGAGAAGGTGGTCTTCGGGGTCTCGGGAACAGAGGTGACCATGTATGCTGTGCGCCTGGCCAGGGGTTTTACCCGCAGGAATACCATCCTGAAGATGGAGGGAGGTTGGCATGGAGCCAACAGCGAGCTGCTTTGGGCCGTAAAGCCTCCTTACCAAGACCCGGAGAGTGCTGGATTGGTGCCTGGAATGGAGCGCTACGTAAGGGCGGTGCCTTTCAATGATTTGGAAGGGACCCTGAGGATCATTCATGAGGTGGGGGATGATCTGGCAGGCATAATAGTTGAGCCTTTGGTGGGGGCCGGAGGTTTCCTGGCTGCCCAGAAGCCTTACCTGGAGATGCTCAGGGAGGAGACCCGCAAAAGAGGTGCCATACTGATTTTTGACGAGATCATAACGGGTTTTAGGCTTTCTCTTAAGGGCGCCCAGGGATTTTACGGAATAGTTCCTGATCTGGCCACCCTGGGAAAGGTGGTGGGAGGCGGCACCAACCTCGGGGTCATAGCGGGCAGGTCAGATGTGATGGCCCTGTGCGATCCCACCATAGCCCGTCCCAAAGGGCAGGCCGTGGTGGTGGGAGGCGGCACTTTTTCATGCTCACCCTTGAGCATGATAGTGGGCTACAGGGTGGTGGAACATCTCAAGGAAAACCAGGACAGCATTTACCCGGCCATAGATCAAAAAGGCCAGAGGGTGAGGGCTTCCATGGTGGCGGCTCTGGAGGAAAGGGGAATTTGCGCCAAGGCAAGCGGCATGGGATCTCTCTGCGGGCTTTATTTCCCCAAAGCCCCATCCATGACCATCAGAAACCCGGGAGATATCCAGAGCTTCACGGATGTGGAGCTCCTGGACCAGGAGTTCAGGATAAGGATGATGAACCATGGGGTCTTTGTGATGCATGGAGGAGGCGCCATATCAACGGCCCACACCCATGAGGATGTGCAAAAGATAATCCAGGCCACCCAAGAGGTGGCCTCAGAGATAGCATCCTCAAGGTGA
- a CDS encoding DUF5682 family protein: MNGFWFTLQHERLHIMPVLHERLEFAEAVRLALEEIRPQIVAVELPASLESHVLRAVQRLPQVSVLLYESSRGEPLYLPICPADPLVEALRWAMEHGCTACCVDVDIDSPMLWHEKLPDSYAAFRLGHREFYQAVVAHGLQELHPWDRLREQGMALRLQRLLGQGGQVFFVCGMAHAQRILEDLRSKLPEPMDRVQRKGVQLFHLHPDSMVEIMTEPPLFHTIYEMRRKGLPPEPQDNALEPPSSAQGRLRLLHGGASMMQDRARACWNAAQWCARRCHRDLQESPAAGAGLRELLEDDGPQPPAHAHKLPMDRQKLLWRWLQRAARMYRYRTGESLQPWQVHGLMRFSRNYALLEGRLLPDFFQWVASAKACVDEDFAYEVWELGRTYPWQGENSTDLPTTRIRGEDLWLGMRRLRIRPRVPRKKRPQAFPVRQRKKETHPGQWAEALDGEALCSYPPEDLLVERFGGYLRQKGVRLLSEERSRVEPFTSSLLDGIDLRETLRNWHEGRIYVRETRRVRGGVGAVVVIFDPDEDGRKYPYCMTWYGEHEQESDMAFYATPLGLKMVGPGISRCEYGGFVMSYPPRRMGDIWKDPVYQVLGSKPEVLLMAALDYTLEPYVVYVAARPPRFWFHTLAARMGLKIVYLPLGQFSSATLKRLRGFHVLSGRDKRLIAKDYILGV, encoded by the coding sequence ATGAATGGATTCTGGTTTACCCTCCAGCACGAAAGGCTCCATATCATGCCAGTGCTGCATGAGCGGCTGGAGTTTGCCGAGGCAGTGAGACTGGCCCTGGAGGAGATCCGCCCCCAGATCGTGGCAGTGGAGCTGCCAGCCTCCCTGGAATCCCATGTGCTAAGAGCAGTGCAGCGCCTTCCCCAGGTGAGCGTGTTGCTTTACGAGTCCTCCAGGGGGGAGCCCCTTTATCTTCCCATTTGTCCTGCTGATCCTCTGGTGGAGGCCCTTCGCTGGGCCATGGAGCATGGCTGCACAGCATGTTGTGTGGACGTGGACATAGACTCTCCCATGCTCTGGCATGAAAAACTTCCTGATTCTTATGCGGCATTTCGTCTCGGACACAGGGAATTTTACCAGGCTGTTGTGGCCCACGGCCTCCAAGAGCTTCACCCTTGGGATAGGCTTCGCGAGCAGGGCATGGCCTTGAGGCTTCAAAGGCTTCTTGGGCAGGGAGGGCAGGTTTTTTTTGTCTGCGGAATGGCTCATGCCCAAAGGATCCTGGAGGATCTAAGGAGCAAACTGCCCGAACCCATGGACAGGGTGCAAAGAAAGGGAGTCCAGCTTTTCCACCTGCATCCGGACTCCATGGTGGAGATAATGACCGAGCCTCCCCTGTTTCACACCATTTACGAGATGAGACGAAAGGGGCTTCCTCCAGAACCCCAGGACAACGCTCTTGAGCCACCGAGCTCTGCCCAGGGCAGGCTGCGCCTCTTGCATGGGGGAGCCTCCATGATGCAGGACAGGGCCAGGGCCTGCTGGAATGCTGCCCAGTGGTGTGCCAGGCGATGCCACAGAGATCTTCAAGAGAGCCCGGCTGCTGGGGCCGGTTTGAGGGAGCTTCTGGAGGATGATGGGCCCCAGCCGCCTGCCCATGCCCACAAGCTCCCCATGGATCGTCAGAAGCTCCTTTGGAGATGGCTCCAGAGGGCGGCCAGGATGTATCGTTACAGAACCGGTGAGAGCCTTCAGCCCTGGCAGGTGCATGGGCTGATGAGGTTCTCTCGCAACTACGCTCTTTTGGAGGGAAGGCTCCTGCCGGATTTCTTCCAGTGGGTGGCCTCGGCCAAGGCTTGCGTGGACGAGGACTTTGCGTACGAGGTATGGGAGCTGGGACGCACATATCCCTGGCAGGGGGAAAATTCCACTGATCTGCCCACCACCAGGATAAGGGGGGAGGATCTGTGGTTGGGCATGAGACGCCTTCGCATCAGGCCCAGAGTGCCCAGGAAAAAAAGACCTCAGGCCTTTCCCGTGAGGCAGAGAAAAAAGGAAACACATCCAGGGCAGTGGGCCGAGGCCTTGGACGGAGAGGCCCTCTGCTCCTATCCACCCGAGGACCTGTTGGTGGAGCGTTTCGGTGGGTACCTAAGGCAAAAGGGCGTGAGGCTCCTTTCTGAGGAAAGATCCAGGGTGGAGCCTTTTACCAGTTCCCTGCTGGACGGCATAGATCTCAGAGAGACACTTCGCAACTGGCATGAAGGAAGGATCTATGTGAGGGAAACCAGGAGGGTCAGAGGAGGCGTGGGGGCAGTGGTGGTGATTTTCGACCCAGACGAGGATGGCCGCAAGTACCCCTACTGCATGACATGGTATGGCGAGCATGAACAGGAGTCGGACATGGCCTTCTACGCCACGCCCCTGGGGCTCAAGATGGTGGGGCCTGGAATAAGCCGATGCGAGTACGGTGGGTTTGTGATGAGCTATCCCCCGAGGCGCATGGGCGACATCTGGAAGGATCCAGTGTACCAGGTGCTGGGCTCAAAACCAGAGGTCCTGTTGATGGCTGCCCTGGATTATACCCTGGAGCCTTATGTGGTTTATGTGGCTGCCAGGCCCCCCCGTTTTTGGTTCCACACCCTGGCTGCCCGCATGGGGCTCAAGATAGTCTATTTGCCCCTGGGGCAGTTCTCCTCGGCAACCCTCAAGAGGCTCAGGGGATTCCACGTGCTCTCAGGACGGGACAAGAGATTGATTGCCAAGGACTATATCCTGGGAGTTTGA
- a CDS encoding AAA family ATPase has translation MSYKQVSDRRILMEGVELYLVHPDELPMAWVGQQECWKQLLAAWLVVEPQDIPMNPRLVGKPGVGKTTLAYAAGRSLGREVYIYQATMDTRPEDLLITPVISPEAKIRYVASPLVTAMIRGGVCVLDEGNRMSEKAWASLAPLLDHRRYIESIVTGLKIRAHKDFRFVATLNEDASTYELPEYIHSRLQPQIMVDFPQREEELRILRENLPFCQEEILRYVVDFLQKAHEAEERYTVRDGINVARYAVKLLRQSNSVDAISAVVEGMRMILGDEATQYLKL, from the coding sequence ATGTCTTACAAGCAGGTCTCTGACAGAAGGATCCTCATGGAGGGGGTTGAGCTTTATCTGGTGCATCCCGACGAGCTTCCCATGGCTTGGGTGGGGCAGCAAGAATGCTGGAAACAGCTTCTGGCCGCCTGGCTCGTGGTGGAGCCCCAGGACATACCCATGAACCCCAGGCTGGTGGGAAAGCCTGGGGTGGGCAAGACCACCCTGGCCTATGCAGCGGGCCGCTCCCTGGGAAGGGAAGTTTACATATATCAGGCCACCATGGACACCCGGCCCGAAGATCTGCTCATAACACCTGTCATATCCCCGGAGGCCAAGATCAGATACGTGGCCAGTCCCCTGGTGACAGCCATGATAAGGGGCGGAGTCTGCGTACTGGATGAAGGCAATCGCATGAGCGAGAAGGCCTGGGCTTCCCTGGCTCCTCTTCTGGATCACAGAAGATACATCGAGTCCATAGTCACGGGCCTCAAGATAAGGGCTCACAAGGATTTTCGTTTTGTGGCGACCCTCAACGAGGATGCCAGCACCTATGAGCTCCCAGAGTACATTCATTCCAGGCTCCAACCCCAGATAATGGTGGACTTCCCCCAGAGGGAGGAGGAGCTTCGCATACTCAGGGAGAACCTGCCCTTTTGCCAGGAGGAGATCCTGCGATATGTGGTTGATTTCTTGCAGAAGGCCCACGAGGCAGAGGAACGCTATACAGTGCGAGACGGCATAAACGTGGCCAGATATGCCGTGAAGTTGTTGCGCCAGAGCAACTCTGTGGATGCTATCTCGGCAGTGGTGGAGGGGATGCGCATGATCCTGGGGGATGAGGCCACACAGTATTTGAAGTTGTAA